In one Streptomyces venezuelae genomic region, the following are encoded:
- a CDS encoding GlxA family transcriptional regulator, with amino-acid sequence MTQGSSHPVTPHPFTPHPFTPHSPAAHSPAARPPHRVVVIVDENSNPFELGCATEVFGLRRPELGRDLYDFTLCSPTPGTLMRDGFFTLTGVAGLDAADRADTLIVPNRPDTDVPRRPAVLDAVRRAHARGARLVGFCSGAFTLAEAGVLDGRRATAHWQWADSFRERFPAVQLEPDVLFVDDGDILTAAGSAAALDLGLHIVRKDFGAEVANSVSRRLVFAAHRDGGQRQFIERPVPAVPDESLAPVLAWAQERLGDPVTVTGLAARAGVSPATLHRRFRAQLGTTPLAWLTGERVALACRLIERGEERLDVVAHRSGLGTAANLRARLRRETGLSPSGYRRRFGPGAPAPAGRIPAAATARTP; translated from the coding sequence ATGACGCAAGGATCCTCGCACCCGGTCACCCCGCACCCGTTCACCCCGCACCCGTTCACCCCACACTCGCCCGCCGCGCACTCGCCCGCCGCGCGGCCTCCGCACCGCGTCGTCGTCATCGTCGACGAGAACTCCAACCCCTTCGAGCTCGGCTGCGCGACGGAGGTGTTCGGCCTGCGCCGACCCGAACTCGGCCGCGACCTGTACGACTTCACGCTCTGCTCGCCCACCCCCGGCACCCTGATGCGGGACGGCTTCTTCACGCTCACCGGCGTGGCCGGACTCGACGCCGCCGACCGCGCGGACACCCTGATCGTGCCCAACCGGCCGGACACCGACGTGCCGCGCCGCCCCGCCGTCCTCGACGCCGTCCGCCGCGCCCACGCGCGGGGCGCCCGCCTGGTGGGGTTCTGCAGCGGGGCGTTCACGCTCGCCGAGGCCGGGGTGCTCGACGGGCGGCGGGCCACCGCGCACTGGCAGTGGGCCGACTCCTTCCGTGAGCGGTTTCCGGCCGTGCAGCTCGAACCCGACGTGCTGTTCGTGGACGACGGCGACATCCTCACCGCGGCGGGCAGTGCGGCCGCCCTCGACCTCGGTCTGCACATCGTGCGCAAGGACTTCGGGGCGGAGGTCGCCAACTCCGTGAGCAGGCGGCTCGTGTTCGCCGCCCACCGCGACGGCGGGCAGCGGCAGTTCATCGAACGGCCCGTCCCCGCGGTGCCGGACGAGTCCCTCGCCCCGGTCCTCGCCTGGGCGCAGGAGCGGCTCGGCGATCCCGTGACCGTGACCGGTCTCGCCGCGCGCGCCGGGGTCAGTCCCGCCACCCTGCACCGCCGCTTCCGCGCCCAGCTCGGCACGACCCCGCTGGCCTGGCTGACCGGTGAGCGCGTGGCGCTGGCCTGCCGACTCATCGAGCGCGGCGAGGAACGCCTCGACGTGGTCGCGCACCGCAGCGGCCTCGGCACCGCCGCCAATCTGCGGGCCCGGCTGCGCCGCGAGACGGGGCTCAGCCCGTCCGGCTACCGGCGCAGGTTCGGGCCCGGCGCGCCCGCACCGGCTGGCCGGATCCCGGCTGCCGCCACGGCCCGGACCCCGTGA
- the kdpB gene encoding potassium-transporting ATPase subunit KdpB — translation MSTDTKVDVPTGHEPAAGDSGKVGAGLFDPAQLLKSLPDAFRKLNPRVMVKSPVMFVVLIGSVVTTVLALKDPGDWFGWAITAWLWLTTVFANLAEAVAEGRGKAQADTLRKAKTDTVARRLTGAAEESVAGTELRIGDLVVCEAGDIIPGDGDVVEGVASVDESAITGESAPVIRESGGDRSAVTGGTKVLSDRIVIKITTKPGETFIDRMINLVEGAARQKTPNEIALNILLASLTIVFLLAVVTLKPFAIYAGADDQTSLIVLAALLVCLIPTTIGALLSAIGIAGMDRLVQRNVLAMSGRAVEAAGDVSTLLLDKTGTITLGNRRAAEFLPVRGTTAAEVADAAQLSSLADETPEGRSVVVLAKEEYGLRERHQGELTGAEWVPFTAQTRMSGVDVDGRKVRKGATGSVIAWVKERGGEVAEDAQELGGRISQAGGTPLLVALEDADGPRVLGVIHLKDVVKEGMRERFDELRRMGIKTVMITGDNPLTAKAIADEAGVDDFLAEATPEDKMALIKREQAGGKLVAMTGDGTNDAPALAQADVGVAMNTGTSAAKEAGNMVDLDSNPTKLIEIVEIGKQLLITRGALTTFSIANDVAKYFAIIPAMFAVAYPSLDKLNIMNLSSPESAILSAVVFNALIIVALVPLALKGVRYRPMSADKMLRRNLGLYGLGGLVAPFIGIKIIDVLISLIPGIG, via the coding sequence ATGAGCACAGACACCAAGGTGGACGTCCCCACCGGCCACGAGCCCGCCGCCGGAGACTCCGGCAAGGTCGGCGCGGGCCTCTTCGACCCGGCCCAGCTCCTGAAGTCGCTGCCGGACGCCTTCCGCAAACTGAACCCGCGCGTGATGGTCAAGTCGCCCGTCATGTTCGTCGTCCTGATCGGCTCGGTGGTCACCACCGTGCTCGCGCTCAAGGACCCCGGGGACTGGTTCGGCTGGGCGATCACCGCCTGGCTCTGGCTGACCACGGTCTTCGCCAACCTCGCGGAGGCCGTCGCCGAGGGCCGCGGCAAGGCGCAGGCCGACACCCTGCGCAAGGCCAAGACCGACACCGTCGCCCGCCGCCTCACGGGCGCCGCCGAGGAGTCCGTGGCCGGCACCGAGCTGCGCATCGGCGACCTGGTCGTCTGCGAGGCCGGCGACATCATCCCCGGCGACGGTGACGTCGTCGAAGGCGTGGCCTCCGTCGACGAGTCCGCGATCACCGGCGAATCGGCCCCCGTCATCCGCGAGTCCGGCGGCGACCGCTCCGCCGTCACGGGCGGCACGAAGGTCCTCTCCGACCGCATCGTCATCAAGATCACGACGAAGCCGGGCGAGACGTTCATCGACCGCATGATCAACCTGGTCGAGGGCGCGGCCCGGCAGAAGACGCCCAACGAGATCGCCCTGAACATCCTCCTGGCGTCCCTCACCATCGTCTTCCTGCTCGCCGTCGTCACCCTCAAGCCCTTCGCGATCTACGCGGGCGCCGACGACCAGACCTCGCTGATCGTCCTCGCGGCGCTGCTCGTCTGTCTGATCCCGACGACCATCGGCGCCCTGCTCTCCGCGATCGGCATCGCGGGCATGGACCGCCTGGTCCAGCGCAACGTCCTCGCCATGTCGGGAAGGGCCGTCGAGGCCGCGGGCGACGTGTCGACGCTGCTCCTCGACAAGACGGGCACCATCACCCTCGGCAACCGCCGGGCCGCCGAGTTCCTGCCGGTGCGCGGCACGACCGCGGCCGAGGTCGCCGACGCCGCCCAGCTCTCCTCACTGGCCGACGAGACGCCCGAGGGCCGCTCCGTCGTCGTACTCGCCAAGGAGGAGTACGGCCTGCGCGAGCGCCACCAGGGCGAGCTGACCGGCGCCGAGTGGGTGCCGTTCACCGCGCAGACCCGCATGTCCGGCGTGGACGTCGACGGACGCAAGGTGCGCAAGGGCGCGACCGGTTCGGTCATCGCCTGGGTGAAGGAACGCGGTGGCGAGGTCGCCGAGGACGCACAGGAGCTGGGCGGCCGGATCTCGCAGGCCGGCGGCACACCGCTGCTCGTGGCTCTGGAGGACGCCGACGGCCCGCGCGTCCTCGGAGTGATCCACCTCAAGGACGTCGTCAAGGAAGGCATGCGGGAACGGTTCGACGAACTGCGCCGCATGGGCATCAAGACCGTCATGATCACGGGTGACAACCCGCTGACCGCCAAGGCCATCGCGGACGAGGCCGGCGTGGACGACTTCCTCGCCGAGGCCACGCCCGAGGACAAGATGGCGCTGATCAAGCGCGAGCAGGCGGGCGGCAAGCTGGTCGCGATGACGGGCGACGGCACCAACGACGCCCCCGCGCTCGCCCAGGCCGACGTCGGCGTCGCCATGAACACCGGCACCTCCGCCGCCAAGGAGGCCGGGAACATGGTCGACCTGGACTCCAACCCGACGAAACTCATCGAGATCGTCGAGATCGGCAAACAACTCCTCATCACCCGAGGGGCGTTGACGACCTTCTCGATCGCCAACGACGTCGCGAAGTACTTCGCGATCATCCCGGCGATGTTCGCGGTCGCCTATCCGTCGCTCGACAAGCTCAACATCATGAACCTGTCGTCGCCGGAGTCCGCGATCCTCTCCGCGGTCGTCTTCAACGCGCTGATCATCGTCGCGCTCGTGCCGCTCGCCCTCAAGGGTGTCCGGTACCGGCCGATGAGCGCCGACAAGATGCTGCGGCGCAACCTCGGCCTCTACGGCCTGGGCGGGCTCGTCGCCCCGTTCATCGGCATCAAGATCATCGACGTACTCATCTCCCTCATCCCCGGCATTGGGTGA
- a CDS encoding cupin domain-containing protein, giving the protein MNTEPIALDRAFASFDALWSPRIVTSVNDYDVRVTKVEGAHIWHVHDDTDEFFLVVDGELHIDLREPAGERRVTLRQGSVFTVPRGVEHRPHAPEGARILLFEPTGTPTVGDRHDEIPDHVHATTGRLFKFD; this is encoded by the coding sequence ATGAACACCGAACCCATCGCTCTCGACCGGGCTTTCGCCTCCTTCGACGCCCTGTGGAGCCCTCGCATCGTCACCTCCGTCAACGACTACGACGTCCGCGTCACCAAGGTCGAGGGCGCACACATCTGGCACGTCCACGACGACACCGACGAGTTCTTCCTCGTGGTCGACGGGGAGCTGCACATCGATCTGCGCGAGCCCGCGGGGGAGCGCCGGGTCACCCTCCGGCAGGGCTCCGTCTTCACCGTCCCGCGCGGCGTCGAGCACCGGCCCCACGCCCCGGAGGGCGCCCGCATCCTCCTCTTCGAGCCCACCGGCACCCCGACGGTCGGCGACCGCCACGACGAGATCCCCGACCACGTGCACGCGACGACGGGACGCCTATTCAAATTTGACTAG
- a CDS encoding potassium-transporting ATPase subunit C, which translates to MNNSVGNTARLIGAGLRALLVLTVICGVLYPLAVTGVAQALLPGKANGSEVTADGRTVGSELIGQRYDLPLKKGQETADPDLKWFQPRPSNGLGENSVNTQYKLLLSGATNLSGADKELIRQVKDAKAAVIEDNSTPGHRISPSDVPADAVTSSGSGLDPHISPEYADLQVRRVAAENHLSVRQVQKLVDDHTDGRTLGFIGEPRVNVLQLNIALGELTGKG; encoded by the coding sequence ATGAACAACTCCGTAGGAAACACCGCCCGGCTGATCGGCGCGGGCCTGCGCGCCCTGCTCGTCCTCACCGTCATCTGCGGCGTCCTCTACCCCCTCGCCGTGACCGGCGTCGCCCAGGCCCTCCTGCCCGGCAAGGCCAACGGCTCCGAGGTGACGGCGGACGGCAGGACCGTCGGCTCCGAACTCATCGGCCAGCGCTACGACCTGCCGCTGAAGAAGGGCCAGGAGACGGCAGATCCTGACCTCAAGTGGTTCCAGCCCCGCCCCTCCAACGGCCTCGGCGAGAACAGCGTCAACACCCAGTACAAGCTGCTCCTGTCCGGCGCCACCAACCTCTCCGGTGCCGACAAGGAACTGATCCGGCAGGTGAAGGACGCCAAGGCGGCCGTCATTGAGGACAACTCCACCCCCGGGCACCGGATCAGCCCCTCGGACGTGCCCGCCGACGCGGTCACCTCCTCCGGCTCCGGCCTCGACCCGCACATCTCCCCGGAGTACGCGGATCTCCAGGTCCGTCGCGTGGCCGCCGAGAACCACCTGTCCGTACGACAGGTCCAGAAGCTGGTCGACGACCACACCGACGGGCGCACCCTCGGCTTCATCGGCGAGCCGCGCGTCAACGTCCTCCAGCTCAACATCGCCCTCGGGGAACTCACCGGCAAGGGATGA
- a CDS encoding glucose-6-phosphate dehydrogenase, giving the protein MANASSDALVLFGATGDLARRKLWPALYRLSLSLSERCTPLIVAVGLPGLGREGFEKFVTSAVHDMCGPSDGVTVHGLLARTCYIEGDTARRGTMEDVAHALRTTDRPVYFLGVPPPLATGTIATMGAVRLPPGSVLVEKPFGNDLHSARALNESLLKVFSADSVLRMDHYLGKEAVENLLAFRFCNPFIASAWDRNTISRVQITHCESRGVDTRGSLYEEIGAVRDVVQSHLLQLVGIVAMESPADGTAEAFRERIAQALARVRPVDPGRLVRGQYAGYRAEAGVADDSAVETFAALRLDVDAERWRGVPFLLRSGKGLAATAIEVVVDFVPAGHRLWFTREDPGPARLRFRLGGHGGAVLTVNARRPGADPGPMPVDLAFDLEAAGPSWEAYTHLLADAVHGRTGRFVSMRTVEESWRIVAPALDVRDAPLPYARGSWGPEEAAGMPGADGWCAPL; this is encoded by the coding sequence GTGGCGAACGCATCGTCAGATGCCTTGGTTCTCTTCGGCGCGACCGGAGATCTGGCGCGACGAAAACTCTGGCCCGCCCTCTATCGTCTGTCACTCTCGCTTTCCGAGCGGTGCACGCCTTTGATCGTCGCGGTCGGTCTGCCCGGTCTCGGCAGGGAGGGCTTCGAGAAGTTCGTGACGTCGGCGGTCCACGACATGTGCGGTCCGTCGGACGGCGTCACGGTCCACGGGCTGCTGGCCAGGACCTGCTACATCGAGGGGGACACGGCCCGGCGCGGCACCATGGAGGACGTGGCCCACGCGCTGCGCACCACGGACCGTCCCGTGTACTTCCTCGGTGTCCCGCCCCCGCTGGCGACCGGCACGATCGCGACGATGGGGGCCGTGCGTCTCCCGCCGGGCTCCGTGCTCGTCGAGAAGCCCTTCGGCAATGATCTCCATTCGGCGCGGGCGCTCAACGAATCGCTGCTCAAAGTATTCTCGGCCGACTCCGTGCTGAGAATGGATCACTACCTCGGCAAGGAAGCGGTCGAGAATCTCCTGGCTTTCCGTTTCTGCAATCCGTTCATCGCCTCCGCATGGGACCGGAACACCATTTCCCGGGTGCAGATCACGCATTGCGAGAGCAGGGGTGTCGACACGCGTGGATCCCTGTACGAGGAGATCGGCGCGGTCCGCGACGTCGTCCAGAGCCATCTGCTGCAACTCGTCGGGATAGTGGCGATGGAGTCGCCCGCCGACGGCACCGCGGAGGCGTTCCGCGAGCGGATCGCGCAGGCCCTGGCCCGGGTGCGCCCGGTCGATCCGGGGCGGCTCGTGCGCGGGCAGTACGCGGGCTACCGGGCGGAGGCGGGCGTGGCCGACGACTCGGCGGTGGAGACCTTCGCCGCGCTGCGCCTCGACGTCGACGCGGAGCGCTGGCGCGGGGTGCCGTTCCTGCTGCGCTCCGGCAAGGGGCTCGCCGCGACGGCGATCGAGGTGGTCGTGGACTTCGTGCCCGCCGGGCACCGGCTCTGGTTCACCCGCGAGGATCCGGGGCCCGCGCGGCTGCGCTTCCGGCTCGGCGGTCACGGCGGGGCCGTGCTGACGGTCAACGCCCGCAGGCCCGGGGCGGATCCCGGGCCGATGCCGGTGGATCTGGCCTTCGACCTGGAGGCGGCCGGGCCGTCGTGGGAGGCGTACACGCACCTGCTGGCGGATGCCGTCCACGGCAGGACGGGCCGGTTCGTGTCGATGCGGACGGTGGAGGAGTCGTGGCGCATCGTGGCTCCCGCGCTGGACGTGCGGGACGCTCCGCTGCCCTACGCGCGCGGGTCGTGGGGGCCGGAGGAGGCCGCGGGGATGCCCGGGGCGGACGGGTGGTGCGCGCCGCTCTAG
- the kdpF gene encoding K(+)-transporting ATPase subunit F codes for MTAENIVGLVVAVALLGYLVLALVFPERF; via the coding sequence GTGACCGCCGAGAACATCGTCGGCCTCGTCGTGGCCGTCGCCCTCCTTGGCTATCTCGTCCTCGCCCTCGTCTTCCCGGAGAGGTTCTGA
- a CDS encoding effector-associated constant component EACC1 gives MSVLIEVAGPAGSDTALVRDLHAWLQREDDLRGRVRLAGGTPEPGQMGTVSELVLTTVSSGTVAALVASAQLWIKQRRANLSIVVRHPDGKEVEIDAEQISGAEEFIRTVLGDADPAP, from the coding sequence ATGTCGGTACTGATCGAGGTGGCGGGCCCGGCGGGGTCCGACACGGCGCTGGTGCGGGATCTGCACGCCTGGCTGCAGCGGGAGGACGACCTGCGGGGCCGGGTCCGGCTCGCGGGCGGAACGCCGGAGCCCGGCCAGATGGGGACCGTGTCGGAGCTGGTCCTGACCACCGTCAGCAGCGGCACGGTCGCCGCGCTGGTGGCGTCCGCGCAGCTCTGGATCAAGCAGCGGCGCGCGAACCTCTCCATCGTCGTCCGGCACCCGGACGGCAAGGAGGTGGAGATCGACGCGGAGCAGATCTCGGGCGCCGAGGAGTTCATCCGAACGGTACTGGGGGACGCGGACCCGGCGCCCTGA
- a CDS encoding bleomycin resistance protein, whose product MPEKMIPLLPCRTVQPVVDFYTALGFETTFFQKSPYPYAVVERGRIELQFFAMKEYDPQQSYSGCYVVTDDVETLYAAFRAGLKAAYGRIPSRGLPRIGPLKDMSYGMRQFLMTDPGGNSIRVGQQISEDQSMRPVPKGTFARALHMADLFVDSKEDLPGAAKIIDRALGLTDERPTPEQELRLLVLRADLARRLGDDGLADRLLARAAAVPLADAERESARDALARLAELRE is encoded by the coding sequence ATGCCCGAGAAGATGATTCCGCTCCTCCCGTGCCGCACCGTCCAGCCGGTGGTCGACTTCTACACCGCCCTCGGCTTCGAGACGACCTTCTTCCAGAAGAGCCCCTATCCGTACGCCGTCGTCGAGCGCGGCCGCATCGAGCTGCAGTTCTTCGCCATGAAGGAGTACGACCCCCAGCAGTCCTACTCCGGGTGCTACGTCGTCACCGACGACGTCGAGACGCTGTACGCCGCCTTCCGTGCCGGGCTCAAGGCGGCGTACGGCAGGATCCCCTCCCGCGGCCTGCCCCGCATCGGCCCGCTCAAGGACATGTCGTACGGCATGCGGCAGTTCCTGATGACCGACCCCGGCGGCAACAGCATCCGCGTCGGGCAGCAGATCAGCGAGGACCAGTCGATGCGCCCCGTCCCCAAGGGGACCTTCGCGCGGGCCCTGCACATGGCCGACCTGTTCGTCGACTCCAAGGAGGACCTGCCCGGCGCCGCGAAGATCATCGACAGGGCCCTCGGTCTCACCGACGAGCGCCCGACCCCCGAGCAGGAGCTGCGCCTCCTGGTCCTGCGCGCCGACCTCGCCCGCCGCCTCGGCGACGACGGCCTTGCGGACCGGCTCCTGGCCCGCGCCGCAGCCGTTCCGCTCGCCGACGCGGAGCGGGAGTCCGCGCGGGACGCCCTGGCGCGCCTGGCCGAGCTGCGGGAATAG
- a CDS encoding glucokinase, translated as MRTAVAAFDVGGTNSRLRGGWAGEPEYTERKVRTADFPSLGDLVTASLGEAGLRPEAVVLAVAGRVPAHGDVQMTNLPHWPLFESAAFAAEHGIRLRVVNDMTATAHGMADLGPDEVRPLTHHDAAARADELLAVSVGSGVGSALLDGQGAVRTSESGHVTWQPVDAFEAGYLDFLRSGSAGVVTVEESIGGLRGFDRMYDYVCHAAPPTPELHARVTEARGTGAPVAPLITAAALAGDPRAREVVRLFAAVFGQYLRGLVLVCLPAGGVVTLTSGVLQAPGVAEFLCARTAFLDRFISPGACHHDLLAEVPVRLALDPLVGVRGAYRLATRDALGEGPRDQRF; from the coding sequence GTGCGCACAGCGGTGGCCGCGTTCGACGTGGGTGGTACCAATTCCCGGCTGCGCGGCGGCTGGGCCGGCGAGCCGGAGTACACGGAGCGGAAGGTGCGGACCGCCGACTTCCCGTCGCTTGGGGACCTCGTGACCGCCTCCCTCGGCGAGGCGGGCCTGCGCCCCGAGGCCGTGGTGCTCGCGGTCGCGGGACGCGTCCCCGCGCACGGCGACGTACAGATGACCAACCTGCCGCACTGGCCGCTGTTCGAGAGCGCCGCGTTCGCGGCCGAACACGGCATCCGGCTCCGCGTCGTGAACGACATGACGGCGACCGCGCACGGCATGGCGGACCTCGGACCGGACGAGGTGCGGCCGCTCACCCACCACGACGCCGCCGCCCGCGCGGACGAACTCCTCGCGGTCTCCGTGGGCAGCGGCGTCGGCAGCGCCCTCCTCGACGGGCAGGGGGCGGTGCGCACGTCCGAGTCGGGACACGTCACGTGGCAGCCGGTGGACGCGTTCGAGGCGGGATACCTCGACTTCCTCAGGTCCGGGAGCGCAGGGGTCGTCACCGTCGAGGAGTCCATCGGAGGGCTCCGCGGCTTCGACCGGATGTACGACTACGTGTGTCACGCGGCGCCGCCCACCCCCGAACTGCACGCCAGGGTGACCGAGGCGCGCGGGACGGGCGCCCCCGTCGCGCCGCTGATCACCGCGGCGGCGCTGGCCGGCGACCCCCGCGCCCGCGAGGTCGTCCGGCTGTTCGCCGCCGTCTTCGGCCAGTACCTGCGCGGTCTCGTCCTGGTGTGCCTGCCCGCGGGCGGCGTCGTCACCCTCACGAGCGGGGTGCTGCAGGCGCCAGGGGTCGCGGAGTTCCTGTGCGCGCGGACGGCGTTCCTGGACCGCTTCATCAGCCCGGGCGCCTGCCACCACGACCTGCTCGCCGAGGTCCCTGTCCGCCTCGCCCTCGACCCGCTGGTGGGCGTGCGGGGCGCCTACCGCCTGGCGACGCGGGACGCGCTCGGGGAGGGGCCGCGGGACCAGAGGTTCTAG
- the kdpA gene encoding potassium-transporting ATPase subunit KdpA: MSPVLAGVLQLLALVAALALAYRPLGDYMAHVYGSKKHLRAEKWIYRAIGADPDTEMRWPAYLRGVLAFSAAGVLFLYLLQRLQGSLPGSLGFKSIDPDQAFNTAASFVANTNWQSYSGEQAMGHVVQTGGLAVQNFVSAAVGIAVAVALVRGFARSRTGELGNFWADLVRGTVRILLPISVIGALVLVACGALQNFSGIHEVGQFLTGHSTGGTQQWNGGAVASQEVIKELGTNGGGYFNANSAHPFENPNALSNLFEIFLILLIPFALTRTFGRMVGSLRQGYAILATMATIWLGFTALMMWTEFHHGGPAFDLAGGAMEGKENRFGIAGSSIFSVATTLTSTGAVNSFHSSYTGFGGGIQMLGMQLGEIAPGGTGSGLYGMLVMAIIAVFIAGLMVGRTPEYLGKKIGTREIKLAACYILVTPALVLGFTAVAMALPTPGDSMTNTGAHGFSEILYAYTSGANNNGSAFAGLNADTQWFNSTIGLAMLLGRFLPMVFVLALAGSLAEQQPVPRTAGTLRTEKPLFTGLLVGTIMIITGLTYFPALALGPLAEGLAA; encoded by the coding sequence ATGAGCCCCGTTCTTGCCGGTGTGCTCCAGCTGCTCGCCCTCGTGGCGGCGCTCGCCCTCGCATACCGACCGCTCGGCGACTACATGGCCCACGTCTACGGCTCGAAGAAGCACCTCCGTGCCGAGAAGTGGATCTACAGGGCCATCGGCGCCGACCCCGACACGGAGATGCGCTGGCCCGCGTACCTGCGCGGCGTCCTCGCCTTCTCCGCCGCCGGCGTCCTCTTTCTCTACCTGCTGCAGCGGCTCCAGGGCTCGCTGCCCGGCTCGCTGGGCTTCAAGTCCATCGATCCCGACCAGGCGTTCAACACCGCGGCGTCGTTCGTCGCGAACACCAACTGGCAGTCGTACTCCGGCGAACAGGCCATGGGCCACGTCGTGCAGACCGGCGGCCTCGCCGTGCAGAACTTCGTCTCCGCCGCCGTCGGCATCGCCGTCGCGGTGGCGCTGGTACGCGGCTTCGCACGGTCCCGCACGGGTGAGCTCGGCAACTTCTGGGCCGACCTCGTGCGCGGCACCGTCCGCATCCTGCTCCCGATCTCCGTGATCGGCGCGCTCGTCCTCGTCGCCTGCGGCGCCCTGCAGAACTTCTCCGGCATCCACGAGGTCGGGCAATTCCTGACTGGGCACAGCACGGGTGGCACGCAGCAGTGGAACGGCGGAGCCGTCGCCTCCCAGGAGGTCATCAAGGAGCTGGGCACCAACGGCGGCGGCTACTTCAACGCCAACTCCGCCCACCCCTTCGAGAACCCCAACGCGCTCTCGAACCTCTTCGAGATCTTCCTGATCCTGCTCATCCCGTTCGCGCTGACGCGGACCTTCGGCAGGATGGTCGGCTCCCTCCGGCAGGGCTACGCGATCCTCGCCACGATGGCGACGATCTGGCTCGGCTTCACCGCGCTGATGATGTGGACCGAGTTCCACCACGGCGGCCCGGCCTTCGACCTCGCGGGCGGGGCGATGGAGGGCAAGGAGAACCGGTTCGGCATCGCGGGGTCGTCGATCTTCTCCGTGGCCACCACGCTCACCTCCACCGGCGCGGTGAACTCCTTCCACTCCTCGTACACCGGCTTCGGCGGCGGCATCCAGATGCTGGGCATGCAGCTCGGCGAGATCGCGCCCGGCGGCACCGGATCCGGCCTCTACGGCATGCTCGTCATGGCGATCATCGCCGTGTTCATCGCCGGACTGATGGTCGGCCGCACCCCCGAGTACCTCGGCAAGAAGATCGGCACCCGCGAGATCAAGCTGGCCGCCTGCTACATCCTCGTCACCCCGGCGCTCGTCCTCGGCTTCACGGCCGTCGCGATGGCCCTGCCCACACCGGGCGACTCCATGACGAACACCGGCGCGCACGGCTTCTCCGAGATCCTCTACGCCTACACCTCCGGGGCCAACAACAACGGTTCCGCCTTCGCGGGCCTGAACGCCGACACGCAGTGGTTCAACAGCACGATCGGGCTCGCGATGCTGCTCGGCCGCTTCCTGCCGATGGTGTTCGTCCTCGCGCTCGCCGGATCGCTGGCCGAGCAGCAGCCCGTCCCCAGGACGGCGGGCACCCTGCGCACCGAGAAGCCGCTCTTCACCGGTCTATTGGTCGGCACGATCATGATCATCACCGGTCTGACCTATTTCCCCGCGCTCGCGCTGGGACCGCTTGCCGAGGGACTCGCAGCATGA